The sequence below is a genomic window from Paenibacillus silvisoli.
GTAAGTGTGCCACGGATTGCCGCCCACGGCGCCGTCCGCCGGCACTTCCGCTTCGGCCGCCTCAATATGGTACCAATTCCGGTACTTGCTGCCTTGATTCGCGATCGCCTCTTTGAACCAAGGATGCTCGCTGCTCGTATGGTTGATGACCAAATCCATGATGACTTTTATGCCGAGCTTGTGCGCGGCGTCGGTCAGCTTTTTCATATCGGCCAGCGTGCCGTAATCCTTGTTGATGCCGTAGTAATCCGTGACATCATACCCGTGATAGCTCGGCGAAGGATTGACCGGCATGAGCCAGATCCCGCCAACCCCGAGCTCCTTCAAATAACTCAGCTTCTCGGTGACGCCGTTCAGGTCCCCGATCCCGTCCCCGTTCGAGTCATAGAAGGAACGGACGAAAATCTCATAATAAACCGTCCCCGGCTGTTCATCGACCTGCGCGACGGAGGCAGCTTTTTGCTGACTCGCATCGCTCCCGCTCGCGCTTTCCTTAACCTCAGACGCAGAGGTGCACCCCGCAACCGCGCTAAGCAGCAGCAGCCCGGCGCCCAATACCGCCGCCGTTCTTCGTTTTACCCCAATATAAGACCGGATGGTCCTCACCCCTTGGATGCGCCTGCCGTGAGCCCTTGGACAAGGAACTTCTGCAGAAACGCGAACAGGATCATAATCGGAACCGCGATCAAGACGGAGCCGGCCGCGAACATCGTAAAGTTACTGTTTTGGAACGTGGCGACCATATCCCACATGCCGACGGCCAGCGTCCAATTTTCTTTCGAACGCAGCACGAGCCGCGCGAAAATAAAATCAACCCAAGCGCCGGTAAACGTCGTCAGGCCGATATACGTCAGCATCGGACGCGACAACGGCAGCATGATGCGCCAGAAAATCGTCAGGTGGCTTGCGCCGTCGATCCGTGCCGCTTCATCCAAGCTGCGCGGAATCGTGTCGTAGAACCCTTTTACAATAAAGCCGCTCAGGACGGAGCCCGAGGAATAGACGAGAATGAGCGCCGCATGCGTATCGAGCAGGTCGAGCTGAAGCAGCAAAATATAAATCGCCACCATGCTCATGAAGCCCGGGAACATG
It includes:
- a CDS encoding sugar ABC transporter permease, which translates into the protein MSMKTRNIFRLSVSYVILTIIAICAIYPAVWVLFSSLRPGSSLFSETFIPKNPTFVHFKELFTSPSFQFGRWYWNTLKIATLSMILSTLLTTLSMYALSRFRFKGRKALLTTMLVLGMFPGFMSMVAIYILLLQLDLLDTHAALILVYSSGSVLSGFIVKGFYDTIPRSLDEAARIDGASHLTIFWRIMLPLSRPMLTYIGLTTFTGAWVDFIFARLVLRSKENWTLAVGMWDMVATFQNSNFTMFAAGSVLIAVPIMILFAFLQKFLVQGLTAGASKG